In Gemmatimonas sp., one genomic interval encodes:
- a CDS encoding OsmC family protein, producing the protein MSNESLKDTTAMPVVGKPPAKVTVTWAGEHRFDGQRQSGGPAIRMDAGGETGPSPVDTLLCALAGCTGVDVVDILAKRRTPVQALSVDVEGERFAGVPGRVTAIKLHYRIIGAEVERQHAERAIELAVTKYCSVRDSLDPHMPVTWTLELNGG; encoded by the coding sequence ATGAGCAATGAGAGTCTCAAGGACACCACCGCCATGCCGGTGGTAGGCAAGCCGCCCGCCAAGGTCACGGTCACGTGGGCGGGTGAGCATCGCTTCGACGGCCAGCGTCAGAGTGGTGGGCCGGCCATTCGCATGGACGCGGGTGGCGAAACCGGCCCCTCGCCCGTGGACACGCTGCTGTGCGCGTTGGCGGGGTGCACGGGCGTCGACGTGGTGGACATTCTCGCCAAGCGTCGCACGCCGGTGCAGGCGCTGAGCGTGGATGTGGAGGGGGAGCGCTTTGCCGGTGTGCCGGGGCGTGTCACGGCCATCAAGCTGCACTACCGCATCATTGGCGCCGAGGTGGAGCGTCAGCACGCCGAGCGCGCGATCGAGCTGGCGGTCACCAAGTACTGCAGCGTGCGCGACAGCCTCGATCCGCACATGCCGGTGACCTGGACGTTGGAGCTCAACGGCGGGTGA